The genomic DNA AAAATgtacttttatattaacacaaaatacaataattaaataaaataaaacaacacttgatatataataaaattgaaataaatttaattttaatttaatttaatttattttaatttaattttattttattttaatttattttattttaatttgttttattttattaatagatatacaataatatttaatatttataaaacCTAGTATATgtacacatatataaatttattttatttatattttctatattttaatatactATTAGCATTCTGAcaaaaacatatttattacgTTAAATTAAACTAGTgtaatatgatatatatattttgataaatttatactatataatatattaataattatttacaataaaataagaaatatatacctatttatatgttagtattgtattatattcatagattctttataaatacaatttttttttttttttatttaatatatataaatattatatatatattactatttaACATAATTGcattctttatatattaatcaaaaaaaaaaattgtaaaGTTATTAAGATGgaaagtaaaaaaaattgtacAATTTTATCTTTGTATAGTGAAAATAAGAACCAAAAAGGAACattatgttatatttcttttaaattcaTTTGCTTAAGTTTATATGTAATTGGATTTTACTATGTTTTTCTAAATGTAAGTTGgtgatatattttttatttattattataattaattattttttttttatataaatgaatttactataaaatatatgttttataattttttttttatgtagACATCTTTAGAGAACAAAGGCTTACAAATTGTTAATATTAGAAATGTATATGAACGAAATTTAGGTGAAGCACAAAAAAATAGTAACGGACCACAAAGGAAAAGAAATTTAAAActtaaaaatgaagatgtaaataaaacaaaatctaatggaaatattaaaagtaATGAAGAAAAAGTAGAGGAAAATAAAGATTGTACTAACAATGATATGAAGAATGATAATGtggaaaataaaagtaatagttctatgaataatataaattataatgatatgtCAAAAACTTTAACAGAAAAGGAATTATTTGATGTTTTAAATTCATTTGAAGAATGCCCCGCAAAAGAAAATCTTAGAAATATATGGAATCATGCAGTTGGTATTGCAAAAGAAGGTGTTGATGATATACAGAGAGAGTTAAAGGGattaatacaaaaatatttagaTAATGATGTTTGTGATGAGAGGGGAGATTGGCTATATGAAACTATTTGGAAACGAAATCTTTTTAGTTTTTGTGATAAAATATCAACTGAAGAGGTAAAATACACTAAAAACTTTTATAACTTAATTAATGGTAAACATACAATTGATGATATATtgaaatttatttattcgTTCTTAGAACATTTTAAgacattaaaaaaagaattacACCAAAAACACCATAAGGAACTTCTTGAAAGTATTGCGCAAAACGTACGttcattttaaaaaataaattattataaaacttaaaagaaatatatttttaattatagtatggataaaatattaatatgttgGTTTGTATAGTGCTTTTAATTGCTATgtatataaagatatatgGGGTCAAAATATTTC from Plasmodium gaboni strain SY75 chromosome Unknown, whole genome shotgun sequence includes the following:
- a CDS encoding exported protein (PHISTa), with translation MESKKNCTILSLYSENKNQKGTLCYISFKFICLSLYVIGFYYVFLNTSLENKGLQIVNIRNVYERNLGEAQKNSNGPQRKRNLKLKNEDVNKTKSNGNIKSNEEKVEENKDCTNNDMKNDNVENKSNSSMNNINYNDMSKTLTEKELFDVLNSFEECPAKENLRNIWNHAVGIAKEGVDDIQRELKGLIQKYLDNDVCDERGDWLYETIWKRNLFSFCDKISTEEVKYTKNFYNLINGKHTIDDILKFIYSFLEHFKTLKKELHQKHHKELLESIAQNVRSF